A single genomic interval of Actinomycetota bacterium harbors:
- a CDS encoding DNA replication/repair protein RecF has translation MRSLVLTDFRNYATAAVEFAPGLNLVLGENGQGKTNLVEAIAVLCGTGSHRGATGEAMVRLGAERAIVSGAGRDSGRDVRVDAEVKRAGGTRLLVNRVPVERHGGMPMVAVAFSPDDLVIVKGPPDERRRLLDQGAARLRVLAGAERQEFERVLRQRTGLLKAAVNSRRALATLDVWDESFARTGAVVIRNRLAVLERLLPEVQRRYGSLAGPGAEVDLQYRPTWVTPEDLPPAGEGRTAAVTEGLVAALAAARGRDLERGVSTVGPHRDDVEVRLNGADARTYASQGEQRSLALALRMAERDLVAGERGEDPILILDDIFSELDDARREHLVAMVAGSGQTIATATSGAGWPVGSGRAVERMFLVDAGVVRVA, from the coding sequence ATGCGCAGCCTCGTCCTGACCGACTTCCGCAACTACGCCACCGCCGCGGTGGAGTTTGCGCCTGGGCTGAATCTCGTCCTGGGCGAGAACGGCCAGGGCAAGACGAACCTGGTCGAGGCGATCGCCGTGCTGTGCGGGACCGGGTCGCACCGGGGGGCCACCGGTGAGGCGATGGTGCGCCTCGGCGCCGAGCGGGCCATCGTGTCCGGCGCCGGCCGGGACAGCGGGCGGGACGTCCGGGTCGATGCCGAGGTGAAACGGGCGGGAGGCACCCGGCTGCTGGTGAACCGGGTCCCGGTGGAGCGTCACGGCGGCATGCCCATGGTGGCCGTGGCGTTCTCACCCGACGACCTCGTGATCGTGAAGGGACCGCCCGACGAACGCCGCCGGCTGCTGGACCAGGGTGCCGCCCGCCTGCGGGTGCTGGCCGGCGCCGAGCGCCAGGAGTTCGAGCGGGTGCTGCGCCAGCGGACGGGTCTGCTGAAGGCGGCGGTCAACAGCCGGCGGGCGCTGGCCACGCTCGATGTCTGGGACGAGTCGTTCGCCCGCACGGGGGCGGTGGTGATCCGCAACCGGCTGGCCGTGCTGGAGCGGCTGCTGCCCGAGGTCCAGCGCCGCTACGGCTCGCTGGCCGGGCCCGGGGCCGAGGTCGACCTGCAGTACCGGCCCACCTGGGTGACGCCCGAGGACCTGCCCCCGGCGGGCGAGGGCCGGACGGCGGCGGTCACCGAGGGCCTCGTGGCCGCGCTGGCTGCGGCCCGGGGCCGGGACCTGGAGCGGGGGGTGAGCACGGTGGGTCCGCACCGGGACGACGTCGAGGTGCGGCTGAACGGCGCCGACGCCCGGACGTATGCCTCGCAGGGCGAGCAGCGCAGTCTGGCCCTGGCCCTGCGCATGGCCGAGCGGGACCTGGTGGCCGGCGAGCGGGGCGAGGATCCCATCCTCATCCTGGACGACATCTTCTCGGAGCTGGACGACGCCCGGCGGGAACACCTGGTGGCCATGGTGGCCGGGTCCGGCCAGACCATCGCCACCGCCACCAGCGGGGCGGGGTGGCCGGTGGGCTCCGGCCGCGCGGTCGAGCGGATGTTCCTGGTGGACGCCGGCGTGGTCCGGGTGGCATGA